A region of the Hylaeus volcanicus isolate JK05 chromosome 5, UHH_iyHylVolc1.0_haploid, whole genome shotgun sequence genome:
tactatacAATAAATATCTATGCTTATACAATTTGATACTTATCACAAAATTTATcattagaataaattatacgaGGTACTTAAATACGTAGCAGAAAACGcgtatagaaatatatttaaacatactTCAGTCTCTtatcttatttaaattaccAATTAATACTTTCTGAATACTTAAATATCTCATATTATTTCGAGAGTGCCTTCTGAATTACCGACAAACGTTtataaatactggaattatCATGAATTCGTAAACATATGTAGCAACTTATACATTTTGCATTACGACAAACATGAAATACCTTAATAACTTAGTTTTGATGTTATTACGATATCGGCCAAATAATATCACAATGGGCGAATAGCGAACACTTCGCTAAAAGAGTTTTACAATGATTTCTAAAATAGTAATACGTTTTTGGTACCCTTCATTTTGTTTAACGCTATTGCGAGtaatcgaaaaacaaaatgcTAAATATGACTAGTTGAACGAGTCATGTACATTGTAATtgtcattaaatttcaatgttttccgaTTACTATTGCGACTCTTTTaagtttcttctttaaatataagtGTCCCATCGGGCATCTTAGTGAATCTACGATTTCATTTGTTCTGTGACTTTAACGTTTCAATGGAAAATGCAGTATTCGATTATAGTAAAACAGGTATCTACCGATGATTCTCCGACATGTAGGCGTTGAAAAGTTATCATCACGTTGTTAGGCTATAAGCCAATTTATACGTTCTACGCTCGAAATGCTCGCGTTCTATCGAGCCGGTGTATTGACTTATCGTCCTAGGTAATcgttaaaattagaaaagatgATCACATATTCGATTGATCCGATCTATCGGTAGTCTTTTGTATCTCTGTATAAGTCGATAATATcgttcatttataataattcatactCGTTAAAGTGTTTGAAACAATTGTCCACGATTTGATCAAGTAAGATCAAATAAGTATTACGTTAGGTTGTTGATGCTCCAGCTGATAACGGTCGTTGATCGTAGTTACTTGGCACGAACACCTGCCGTGTTGCTCCACCCTGATCCACTGTCTCCTCGTGCTGTTGGTCTCGAGGCTCCAGATCTCGATTTCCATTTCTTCGTAATAGATCGAGGATTCCACCGGCGAACAGCTCATGTCGGAGCTCATGCAACATCCCGAGTGACCGTCGCAACGTTTCAGGACGATGTACACAGGTTGAATAGCGCTTTCACTGGGATTTTTGTGGACGTTTTGCATCAAGTCCCTCAAGTTGTACGCTCGTGATTGCGGTTCACCGCAGGTAAACTTCTTCGACATGTTCACAGCACGGGGCAGATGAATCCTCCTGGATACTTGTTGATGATGACCACCGCTGTTCACCGCCGCCGATAGGACCATGTTGTCTAGGGTCAACGGAACGAGTATCATCAACCTTAACAGGGAGGTTTTCAATGATCTATTTTTCATGCCTTGTTCCTGGTACGTTGATTCTGGACGGTCGAACACTGTTGCTTATCCCTACAATCGGATCTACCTGCTCGAAGTCACGTGCACCAAGTTTTTCCAGTATCGTGGAGCGATTTCCGAGTGAACACCCTCCTATCGCGTCTTCTCAACACAAATTACACGTACCACCGACACGAACTAGTATCGAGAGGCGACCGACTGAGACTTTCCTGCTGCCAGAAGAGTATTTATACGTGGAAAAGCTTGCACACGTGCTCCATGCGTGAGGTCACATGCATCGACAGAGATTCACGCACATTCGAAATCCATTCAGAGTCCTACAGTTCCATgtgtaatatttatgcaaTCGTGCAAAGTATCCTGATGCATGGGAATTGCCACGGCTTCTCAACCGTACGTCAAAGATTCCATCCTCGGCCGTTCCCTGAAGAACGGTGGATCGCATTCATATCCTCCAGTTCCGAACAGATTCACCGGTTCCAACGAACAAATAACTTAATAAATCACTGCGACACGCACGGTATTTAATTCCGTATCACCTCGAAAGGCTTTCACGCTATATTCGTGTAATCCCGTAGCTCTCATCAAGACATGTTTTGTCAGTACGATCGGCTAACCTTCTGATAAGAAGAGGAGGAACGCGTTTATATCAAACTCGAACTTCGACTTCTCTTCTATTGATACGTCCCGCGTATAATTACCACCACTCTCACGCtaaacttaaaatataaatttaacgGTCTCTTATCAGACAGCTAGATAGTACACACAtggtattgtttataactcaACGAGGAATCGATAACGCCGGGCGAGCCAGAATCACAACAAACGCGGAAACGGAGTTTTTGTTGCATTGAAATTTCTGAAACTCTCGACGTTACCAGGATTTTAGAATGTTATCACCTGGACCCACTTGTCGTTTACTTTATGGATCCGCTTAAAGCTTCGCACATTTGTAGATAAACCCCGTGAATCACAGGCAGGCTTCTGCTTCAAAATCGTTAACGGTACATCGTACGTGAACAGATGTTTGCTTGTACTTCGATTTGGCAAACCGCCACCTACTCGATCTTGTCTCGCGATCTTGTTAAATAACTCGTGCCTCGTATCTTCGCAcgtgtttcgtttgtttcattCTATGCGTTACGTACAAGAATAGCGGctgtaaacaaaatcattCACTTCGCTTAGGGATCCGATCAAAGAAAGACCCAAAGCTTtgtaaattcaacaaattagATAATCGTGAATATATGAAGGAAGAAGAATGTTGCAAGATTTATGAATGATAACCGAGTCAGTTTCCTCCCTTAGAGATTCCCAATACACCGTTACGATCGTTACTATTCTAAGACGTGTGATTAATAACAGAATCCCGTGACATGATCACTTTACTCAGCGCGCAACTTAATTGACGCAAAGGGATATCCTCTGTGGCAAAACAATGACTATATCTATTACTCTTTCCGGTTTTGTTAAATTCGAGGTAACGCTCATAATGtcataaatagaatttcttgaaatactCGTAGATCTCTTAAATCATCTACCAGTTCTAAACGTAATGGAACAATCGAGGAAAACTTGATGTTCTAACAGGATTAACCGAAAAGTCGCATCATCCAAAGTTCAACGTATTTGTCCTCAATCAGTAGGACGAAGACCTGTACCGTAATATGCAAACAAAATCGATCaagttttacattattttacgaTCCAACCTCCGTGCTATCAGTTGCGTAACGAGAGTTTCCATCAAGGATTCAGGAACGAACTTTCGGTTACGTGgaaaaaatggaaatcgaACGCGAAATATTTCGGTACATTGGTGGTTATTATTAGTGACGATGACGTTCGAGGTGGACAATTTCAAGGTCACCGATCGGTGTCGAGTACACCTACACTGGAAATTCTGCGCACGGTTCATAGATTATTCGTACCCTCGTGTACCGTTGACTCAGGTTCCACGAATCAAACTGTTAACGGATATTCGTGTAACCCGGGCCTCGATTTGAGCAATCGATGACCGCTCTCACTTTACGCGAAAGGAAATTCGCCGAGCCGACTGGCTTACACCTCGTGACGCACGGGATTGCGCATCGCGTAAGATTTGCGGTCTTTTCGgaaaaatcacgaataaaGGAAGGTGGAACGTCATGAATGAACCTTGCCGCAACCAGACACTCGGCAGACGGCCGTATCGCGATGACTCACTGCAACCTGTCGCATCATATATCGTTGCAGATCGGAGGATATACAAGTCCACTCGATGACACGCTGCCAGTCCCGAGTAACTCTGCCCGTTGACTCTTTGCATTcacgaatttcattcgttatctATCATTTCGGCGAAATTCATCAGGGGTGGCACTAAAAATCGAAAGACAATACTAGTCAAGAAATGTATACtacaacaaatatattatcaaTTAACATTCCACAGGAAAAATAGGAATATCTCGTTTGATCTTGTATAGATTTTACTGTTAGGTGGAAGAGAGGTCAGCGACACAATTGTCATCGATTGCAAACGGGAAAATTCAGGCACGTTGCACCGAcatgcaaaagaaaaagaatcgagcGAAAACCGAGGGCGATCGGTTTCACTGATGACTGGTCGAAATTTGGCGCGATCAAagtacgaaaataaaagagaggAACGAATACAACGAAAGGAGAAAATAAGAAGGTGAAAGAGGATGTTCGATGAGGATGGCTAGTCACGCGACGTAACACAGTCCCAGCTTCGAACGAGAGGCAGGACCCACTAGTTGTAATTATAGTTATCTGCGCGATGTTCTCGGAACGCTTTGCTTCGACCCCTCCTTCGAGCTTACCGAGAAGCAAGAGGGAGACAGTGCGAACCACTGTCGGACGAGACAAAACTATACAGAGAGCAACGGATCGGAAAAGGATAGACGAAGTGAAATCAGAGATGGAGGGGACGGTGGACACACTGGGCCGAGGATGAAAGTTACATATATATAGAGGGAGAAAGAATTCAGATCGCAGAAGAGAGGTGCAGTCTTCTGCCCTGGCCCCAGAACGATCCTCGCCGATCTATCAGAGCGAACCGAACCGTCGACGGAAGTAGGTCCCTCGGTACTGCGTTCCATTCACGAGCAAAACAGGACTGACCCGTAAAAAACAATAACAGCTAAAAATGAGAAACTTCGTGTTAATGTTGTTTTTCATTCATCTCGCCTTTGCCACGATTGGCCGTCATCACAGGTAAGTTGCACTGTGCATGCAAATTGAATTGTATAATATCGGTCACGTGATTCTGACAGACGCATTAAACGGTCGTTTTCGTTTCCAGGGACCGGGGATTTTTGAATCACGTGCAACTGGTGCACGAATTTCGATGCTCCTCGCCGCAGCCAAGGGCCGTGCCGGTGGAAAAGCTTTTAACCGTTGGCCCTAGCCCCGATGAGGTTTTCTATCCTGCCTCCACCGTTTTGACGCGTTGCGACGGAGCTGGATGTTGCCCGGACCCCAAACAGATTTGCGCACCTGTCGAGACTAGAAACGTCAGCCTTGTCTTTATGGTGAAGCACATGATCGACCGGCAACGCGATAGACATCACGAAGTGATACACGTTTTGGAGCACACCAAGTGCGGATGCGTCGATAAGAAATTGATCGAGTTCGACTGATTCTTCTTTCTAGAGAAAACTTCTCTCTGTCGAGGACTTACATCTGTTGCTTTaagaatattgttaaataGTTTCTTGGTACTTTGTCTTCTTGTAGTAAccaaaatgatatttataattgcgCGAGTAAATAACGGTGTAGTTAGTAGATTAAGTTTAACTGTAAGACGAGTTCCTTGATTTAATCATCCTTCAGGATTTTTGACTGtgatattttcataaagtAGCGTAAAGTGtatctttgttatttataacatggaattaataaaatatagatactTGTAGATGACGCTACGTCGTTGGTATTCAATCTTCCTTACGCGTGTCTCGGTTAAATGGtgtgttttattattcagCTAACAATGAGGGCAGTGCTCGTTTAATTACCTTTCAATCTTTCACGTCGAAGTGTTGTTTCGCAGCTAGCAAATCGCATTGGATGCTTTTATCGTCCGGCATCAATTTCAGAGCAGCTTCTAGTTCAGGAATTCCGTGCTGAGGCGAGGACAATTTACAGAGTGCTGCGCCCCGTCGAGCGTGACACCTGGCTCTTGACTCTCGATTGCCTTCGCATTTCGGCACCATTAGTTCCAACGCCTACGAGAGTAAAGTATAACTATAAACCATTCGTTCGAGAAACTTATTACAATTCCATAAACGATGGAAGAAAACTGTTAAATTATCTTCTATTATTCTACCTTAACGTGTAAATCGACAAatgtgatttattttatatgcagtACGAAATTAACATAacttaacaaattaaataatcagaataaatttgtattgtttacTTTGGAACAGTCTTCTATGCATCTACGGTAATTCCCTAACGCATACTGCGCTGCTGATCGGTTCGCGTAAAGCGATACCATTTTATCGCTGATCTTAATTCCGCACGTATAAGCGCTGATAGCTGCCAAGTAGTTTCCAACTTTGAGAAATTCACTGGAACATAAACATAAACGATCCGTTAgtgaataaaatgtacatttatattattattatcgcgaTATTAAatcatgatattacgataatATTAGAGAAACATTCGAATGTTGATTTTGGAAAACAAACGTACTCTCCTTTATCGTTCAACCATTGCGGATCGCGTTCCTCCAATCGCAGATCATCCGTATCGAAGCCAACTTTGCGTCTCGCTTCTGCCTGTTTTTCCAGCCACtgcaatgaaattattatgttAACGATTATCATCGagctatttaaataataaaaataaaaatacctcTTGTTCCTCGAGGTGAGAACTTTCTCTGGCAGGAGTGGGAAACTTCCTATCCGTGAACGTTACGTTGATGGTACTGTTCCTTCTCGGCAACGGAACCGATCTTGAGGGCTCTTCGAATATACTCTTTCTTCTCACAAGTTCCCCATTTATCACAGCTTTCACGAATTCCGCTCCTGGTCTcgtatttctctttttcgcgTAGAGCTTACGCAACCTTTTCCCTTCCATTTCCTTGGCGAAACTAGGCGATTCAAATTCGCGCGGCGATTCGGAATCTTCCGAGCTGGAATCGTCTGTACCATCGAAGAAATTCCTTTCCGTCTCGATCTCTTCggttttctcgttaatttctgGATTTCCATCGTTCGCCACATTTACGTTTTCACCCGAGGTGGGTGGTTCTTCGAGTTCCTTCAATTCAACAGATCGGAGTCCCTCGTCAATCGtatcgttattaaatatttcatcgtcGGCCATTGGTCGAGATTTTAACGTGTTATTGTCGTCTTTGAACCATTTCAACGGTGGTCttgtaagaaaaattgcaGATAAAGCgaatattcgaattaaaaatcgTTTTAGTAAATCGATTACTTGTAAGCTTTCCTATTTTCCTGTATCTGTCCGTCAGCGTCAGGAAGAAACGGTAGTTCAGCTTTCGATCTCCAATTCTCGAAATCCTCCATGGCTTCCTTCCGGTGAGCATCGCGAATGGCTTCTATCTTATTCAGCGTTGCTGTATTAATGCTAATTTGTTCCTTCACCGCTTCTTTTTGCAAGCACTGACGTTTTTCTGAAGGTTATGGTTTACGAGTACGAATCAGTTCGAATATCCTGTATCACAACGTAATACTGTACCTACCACTTTTAATTCTTTCGCGTTCTTCAACGTCCGCCTGAAAACGTTCCAAAGCTCGATTTCGATATTTCCGGCGTGTCTCGTTGTCGATATTTTGTATATCGAGAGAGGGCCACTCTTGGCCGATCTGTATTTTCCGCAATAAAAGTATCGCCTCCGTGTCGGTAACAGTACATTCGCTTTCTTTTTCGGCGATGTCGGCCCAAAGAAACAATTCCAATATGAAGGGTGGAAAGCTGATCTGTTATTGCATCGGAAGTTGCGTTTAAATAGTGTAATTTGTAATGAATAGACACTGAGAAATATCGTTACCTTCACGTAATTGTCGATTACGAATAAGTCTACCTTCGCAGGATGACCTCTCAAAGGTACGTTTAACATCACGAATTCCGACGTTTGTCGCCAAGTATAATCTTTGATAACTATAGCTGGCATGTTTTGCGACGATAACGAGCCACACTTTACAAAGAACAATAATCGTAAGGATTTAAATAATGGCAATGcgatgttttcttttacacgACCAAGAGTATAGGATAAGAAAATATCGATCAAACAGTTCGTAGTATGCGTCGGTATCGTACGACAACGAAACAGTACGCGTTGGTATAGGCGCGTTTTttgatcgatatttttcttttaaataaattcaatatatttcgCTTATTAAATCTGAGTATCATTTTACAAGTTTGGTGAAAAAATCGTAACGATACATAAGGTttctattattgtatttaaagtCTATGGTTTagatacatatacatgtacaatacaattgaaattttcctcggtgtataatttattaggtaaaaaaacaaactacgAGTGTATTGTatgaattacttttaattaaaacgtttaaGAGTATTTGTTGACAATACTTTtcatagtaattattaaaaagctGCCGTTCACGCAACTGTGATATTTCGTTCTTATCCATGGAACCataatttttctctctcgtgtgcaataatttaaaattatcgaaaaaaCGTATGAAAAACATTCAGATACCATGTAGTTCCATAGAGATGTAAAAGTTTTGGTTCTTGGGCTAGACTATTACTTTTGGACAAGTGTTTGCTTCGTTAAGTCGCATACCTAAGCCATTCGTTGAAAATCAACTACAAAAACTTATCGTAAATCAGTCAGTTTTTATCAAACGTCTGCTCCTTCAAGTTTGCAATATTACTTTAAAACGAATTGCAGGACGTTCTGATccttgagaatttttttttttttttgttcgtcgaACATACAAGTTTCGAAACATATTAAGATTTACCCTGAGACGCaagagtttctttttttttttcaacgatttGTTGTATCTTTCGAGTTCAGTTCCCACATTTCGTTGTATATAACAACAGAAATAACAAGTATTAATTGCTTTTAAGATATCGTGATACATAGTACTGTTAAAAAATGGAGGACCTTTGATAAACGCTTAagttagaaaatgaaaaactattCTCTATAAAGATATTATGACACTATAGTTATGCCTCTTACACGCCTCACGTCATACTCATGTTCTTGTAGATTACAATATTAGTGATCGTTCATTGtgtaatatgtacaatatgtaTCAATGTCAAATACTTTGCACGTTTAATTGCTCCGTGTGAAAGAAACGTTCTTCTTGAAAAGAACGATataaagagaaaaacaaagtatttaacattatacaaaaccattaacattattataaataagtatacGTACGATAAGGTACGTTCGTCTACGTTATACCCAAGCGGGTCCCGTAATTACTTGAATGAACATTCAGTACGCGTTCTCGTTTGGTTACTAATCTTGTATTCACATACATTGTATGTGATACGGATGCATAGGGACATTGCTCGAAGCATAAAAGCTTCCGCAGTGTTTGTTCTACTTGTgttaataaagataaaattataaaatcgcATGGAATGTCTAAAGTATACAAAACGCCGAAGAAAATTCATCACATAACTTAAAAATTATAGTCGCAATAAAATCGACGTTGTGCAGATTTCTATCATTTGATACgcataatacaaatttcgcatgatttaaaagaaaaaaaattttaatacatagaAAACGGTGGTATAATATGATGTTGATGTATGATGACAatacttcattttatataGATAAAAGAAATGCGATAACTTGTTAGTGTCGTGAAATTTAGTCTGAGcaaatttaaatggaataaatacaGATGAATATAGTTATTTTATAGTTTGATCGAtctacaatgaaatttataacaCACACCGTATTGATAATTACAAATTCGTTGACAGTTCAATGATGTACATACTAAAGGACAGTCACTTTCTTCCAGTAATAGTTACACTAATATCCTATTTCTCTAGCATTTGTATTATCTGTTACGACATGAAATTGTTATTACACGAATCaaatcgataataaaaataaatacaagaaacaACATATTCTAGTAACATAAAACAGATACcattataaagtatatacttacaagtatttaaaaaaaaaaaaaaaaactatataatcaaagttttattacaatttatctaaATGGCttgaatattatacaatacatatcACTTGCATACGTCTGGCATAACGGGGTCATGTTTTCACATACATGCCCTTTCCTTGAACTGTATTCATTGTCgcttcataaatattaataattaatacaaatactaCAAGAATAACGAAGCAACACGAATACAAGGatcataaataaatgcaaaaatgtaaagataaaaatttgataactcagtataaataattaatgtttaagaTTTCGGATAGAGAAATCCGAACGAGAACATTTACTTAACTGTGACTGCTTATACGCACTAGCGAATTAAATACAGAcggaagaattgaaaaatacattacaGACATCACTGGAATATCATACACAAGATTTCCATATGTCACCGACTTTTTGTGcaatattattgcatttcaCGAAGGACACAaatacataattgtatacacAAACTATTTTTTCCTTGCAGCCTTCTCTGCTTTTCGCCGCattcgttcaatttcttttctttccttgcGTTCCCGGTCCGCTTGTGCTCTAAGTTCCTTTAATTTCCGTTTCAAATGGGATTTCTCTTCTCCGTAAATACCAAAAGCTTTGAGGTCCCGGGACTCGAGCCGTAAAAGGTTACCGCCGTTAATTCCAGTTTCCAAAAAGCGCGGCGAATAACGCTCCAAACCGATTCCCGATAACCACTGACACACCTaataccattttttaatttatgaatgtaATTATAGCACATAAagttttcaacaaatattttataaacaagaCTCACTTGTTCCTTCGACCAATCTGTGACTGGGGCATTCTGCCAAAAATGAGACTTCTTCTCACCTAAACCAAAGTCGCTTGGATGAGGAGGCAACCAAACTTCACTCGTATCTagatttgcaattttatttatatatggaAAGGttataattatgtttaaaaaaaaaaaaaaaaaaaggcgtAACAAAATGATAATAGGGACCATGAATTATTTACTGTTCGAATCATATTTCGATCGTTTACGTTACCTGTTTTGGATGGGCTAGGATCAACAGCAGGTGGGCTGACGGATCCACCGGAAGATAGACTGGAAGGTGAACTACCTGGATGGTGCCAGGGTGTCGCGCTGTTACCAATTATATTTGACGAAGGAATAGTGACTTTTTTTACTGTAAAGAGACAatgcattataaaatatgttattaagTTTAACATGGACTCATTAACTGTTATCGTCGGCTACGTTACCTCTCTGATTGGCCTCGTTTACAGCTTGTCGTATTTCTTCAACTAAATGATGGGTAACCAAAGCTGGATCGTTATGTGGATTATTTAAGTCGCTAAAGTCTCCGGAACTCTCTCTCGATGAAGACATATCATTTCCACCAAGCCGTCTTTCTCTTTCCGCCAaaacttgttttaattgttctgCTAATGATGCCGGTGGTCCGGTTAAACctgagaaaaattaataatcatttcatacttaatattttctaaaaatcgtttaaaaaaagagataGTACTTTTTTGTGACTGTGGCCAACTTTGTTCTGTCATAGCTCTAACTTGAGAGCTAATAGTACTGTGTTGTCGGATCGCCGTTGGATGCGTAGGTTCCATATGTTTACTTTTCAGTGAACTAATCGAAGAACTACTGGAATAGGAACTCAAGTTCGATTGTTTCGATGTCAAATCGTTCGGAGACCTGCTACTTGTATCTTGAGAAAGAAGTTTCGAAGACGAATCTTCGTCAGTATTGTCACCGGATTCGTCCAAACCATAGTCctaaagattaatattattcagaaattatttacatttttttcaaatttactgtATACTTACGGAACTGCTATTACTAAGGCCACCGGATCGTTTAGGAAGTTGTCGATTCGCGAGTCCTCCTCTGCTAGCAAGTTCAGCTTTACTTTTCCCAGCAGAATTGTCGAGGAGTCGATGAGCAGGTACTGCTCGGTCTAATTCCTCCTTGACTGGCAAGGGAAGCGGTAATTTTCTCTCCACTGTTGCAGTTTTATCCCCGTCATCGGGGCTACTAAGATCCGATGTCTCTGTGTCTGAAAGCTGACAGCTAGTTGACGAAGGGGGTGGAGGTAACTGACGACGCGATAACTGTGGCGTGACTATCCTAGCTGTTGTACCATCGTAAGGCAATCTCACGGGTAATCCAAACCTTCTCTGCGTTTCCGTTAAT
Encoded here:
- the LOC128877512 gene encoding uncharacterized protein LOC128877512: MKNRSLKTSLLRLMILVPLTLDNMVLSAAVNSGGHHQQVSRRIHLPRAVNMSKKFTCGEPQSRAYNLRDLMQNVHKNPSESAIQPVYIVLKRCDGHSGCCMSSDMSCSPVESSIYYEEMEIEIWSLETNSTRRQWIRVEQHGRCSCQVTTINDRYQLEHQQPNVILI
- the LOC128877513 gene encoding uncharacterized protein LOC128877513, coding for MRNFVLMLFFIHLAFATIGRHHRDRGFLNHVQLVHEFRCSSPQPRAVPVEKLLTVGPSPDEVFYPASTVLTRCDGAGCCPDPKQICAPVETRNVSLVFMVKHMIDRQRDRHHEVIHVLEHTKCGCVDKKLIEFD
- the LOC128877177 gene encoding dynein axonemal assembly factor 4-like — translated: MPAIVIKDYTWRQTSEFVMLNVPLRGHPAKVDLFVIDNYVKISFPPFILELFLWADIAEKESECTVTDTEAILLLRKIQIGQEWPSLDIQNIDNETRRKYRNRALERFQADVEERERIKSEKRQCLQKEAVKEQISINTATLNKIEAIRDAHRKEAMEDFENWRSKAELPFLPDADGQIQENRKAYKPPLKWFKDDNNTLKSRPMADDEIFNNDTIDEGLRSVELKELEEPPTSGENVNVANDGNPEINEKTEEIETERNFFDGTDDSSSEDSESPREFESPSFAKEMEGKRLRKLYAKKRNTRPGAEFVKAVINGELVRRKSIFEEPSRSVPLPRRNSTINVTFTDRKFPTPARESSHLEEQEWLEKQAEARRKVGFDTDDLRLEERDPQWLNDKGDEFLKVGNYLAAISAYTCGIKISDKMVSLYANRSAAQYALGNYRRCIEDCSKALELMVPKCEGNRESRARCHARRGAALCKLSSPQHGIPELEAALKLMPDDKSIQCDLLAAKQHFDVKD